A genomic region of Pseudomonas sp. MPC6 contains the following coding sequences:
- a CDS encoding Lrp/AsnC family transcriptional regulator, whose amino-acid sequence MHKLDRYDLKILRILAEDGRITKSSLAEAINLSVTPAWERVRKLEALGLIKGYRAQIDWNAVFKSQQVLVEITLARHTAQDMRRFEQRMNEAVEVAFCYATGGGVDYMAMIQAPDIDHYQRFIDQLLLDDLGIERYFTYIVTKTIKTAGALPAELAQES is encoded by the coding sequence ATGCACAAACTCGATCGCTACGACCTGAAAATCCTGCGAATCCTCGCCGAAGACGGGCGTATCACCAAGTCGAGCCTGGCCGAGGCGATCAATCTCTCGGTGACCCCGGCATGGGAGCGGGTGCGCAAGCTGGAAGCGCTGGGGCTGATCAAGGGATATCGAGCGCAAATCGACTGGAACGCCGTGTTCAAAAGTCAGCAGGTGCTGGTGGAAATCACCCTGGCCCGACACACGGCTCAGGACATGCGCCGTTTCGAGCAGCGGATGAACGAGGCCGTCGAAGTGGCGTTCTGTTACGCCACGGGTGGCGGCGTCGATTACATGGCGATGATCCAGGCGCCGGACATCGATCATTACCAGCGCTTTATCGATCAATTGCTGCTCGATGACCTGGGCATCGAGCGCTACTTCACCTACATCGTCACCAAGACCATCAAAACGGCTGGCGCCTTGCCGGCCGAGCTGGCGCAAGAATCCTGA